Proteins encoded by one window of Salvia splendens isolate huo1 chromosome 14, SspV2, whole genome shotgun sequence:
- the LOC121765785 gene encoding DEAD-box ATP-dependent RNA helicase 10-like, which translates to MGGETAKLPIMEEEEESVEKTFKDLGVNDQLIEACEALGWKNPTKIQCEAIPLALEGKDVIGLAQTGSGKTGAFAIPIIQSLLEAPQAFFACVLSPTRELAIQIAEQFEALGAGIGLKCAVLVGGVDQVQQSIALGKRPHIVAATPGRLIDHLSNTKGFSLRTLKYLVLDEADRLLNEDFEKSLDQILCEIPRERRTFLFSATMTNKVKKLQRACLKNPVKIEAASKYSTVDTLKQQYSFVPAKYKECYLVYILTELTGSTSMVFTRTCDATTLLAYILRNLGFKAIPINGHMTQSKRLGALNKFKAGECNILICTDVASRGLDIPSVDVVINYDIPTNSKDYIHRVGRTARAGRSGVAISIVNQYEVEWYFQIEKLIGKKLPEYPAEQEEVLLLLERVAEAKRISQMKMKEAGGNKRRRGGDDDGEEDMSKYLNQNKGKSGGKGKPGKKGRR; encoded by the exons ATGGGAGGAGAAACTGCTAAGCTTCCTATTatggaggaggaagaagaatcTGTGGAGAAAACCTTCAAAGATTTGGGAGTAAACGATCAATTAATAGAGGCCTGCGAAGCTCTCGGTTGGAAAAACCCTACTAAAATACAGTGTGAGGCTATTCCTCTTGCTTTAGAAGGGAAAGATGTAATCGGGCTCGCCCAAACCGGGTCGGGCAAAACCGGCGCCTTCGCGATTCCAATCATACAATCGCTTCTCGAAGCTCCGCAGGCGTTCTTTGCTTGCGTGCTGTCACCAACTCGCGAGCTAGCCATTCAAATAGCCGAGCAGTTTGAAGCATTGGGTGCTGGAATTGGCCTCAAATGTGCTGTG CTAGTCGGAGGTGTGGACCAAGTACAGCAGAGTATTGCCCTTGGAAAGCGGCCGCACATTGTT GCGGCTACGCCTGGACGTTTAATCGATCATCTTTCTAACACAAAAGGATTCTCTCTACGTACACTGAAATACTTG GTACTAGATGAAGCAGATAGATTGCTCAATGAGGATTTTGAGAAATCGCTCGATCAAATATTGTGTGAAATTCCTCGCGAAAGGAGGACGTTTTTGTTTTCTGCTACAATGACCAATAAG GTGAAAAAGCTACAAAGAGCTTGTCTGAAAAATCCTGTAAAG ATTGAAGCTGCATCCAAATATTCAACTGTTGATACATTGAAGCAACAGTATTCCTTTGTTCCTGCAAAGTACAAG GAATGCTATCTTGTATATATATTGACCGAGTTGACGGGAAGCACATCCATGGTTTTTACTCGAACATGTGATGCAACTACACTCTTGGCATATATTCTTCGTAATCTTGGCTTCAAAGCTATCCCGATTAATGGCCACATGACACAG TCGAAAAGGCTTGGAGCCTTAAATAAGTTCAAGGCTGGAGAATGCAACATTCTTATCTGCACTGATGTTGCTAGCAGAGGACTGGATATTCCGTCGGTGGATGTGGTTATTAACTATGACATCCCAACAAACTCAAAG GATTACATACATCGGGTAGGAAGAACTGCTCGTGCTGGACGTTCAGGGGTTGCCATATCCATTGTGAATCAATATGAGGTGGAATGGTACTTTCAGATAGAGAAGCTTATAG GTAAAAAACTGCCGGAGTACCCTGCCGAGCAGGAAGAGGTTTTGTTACTATTGGAGCGTGTTGCAGAGGCGAAGAGAATATCTCAAATG AAAATGAAGGAAGCTGGGGGCAATAAGCGGAGAAGAGGAGGCGACGATGATGGTGAAGAAGACATGAGTAAATACCTGAACCAAAATAAAGGAAAATCTGGTGGTAAAGGAAAACCAGGAAAGAAAGGCAGAAGATGA